CAAATATAAGGTTCCACGTATTTGCTTTGTGAATAAAATGGACCGGATGGGCGCAGACTTTGATCGCTGCGTTCGTATGATGGTTGATCGTCTTGCTGCAAAACCATTGATTTTGAATTTCCCCATCGGCTCTGAGGCAGAGTTTGAGGGGGTTGTTGATCTTATCCGCATGAAGGCGATCGTCTGGAAAGGCGAAGATCTGGGCGCAGAATATGATTACATCGATATTCCAGCTGAACTGCAGGATCGAGCTAACGAGTTGCGTGAAATCTTGCTGGAAACGGCTGTTGAATCAGATGATGCGGCTATGGAAGCCTATCTTGAAGGTAATGAGCCGGACGAAGCAACGTTGAAGGCGTGTATTCGCAAGGGGGCAATTGCTCGAGTCTTTGTGCCTGTGCTCTGTGGCTCAGCTTTTAAAAATAAAGGTGTTCAGCCGCTTCTTGATGCTGTTGTTGATTATCTTCCATCCCCGCTGGACTTGCCTCCTATTGATGGATTGCTGCCCGACAGTGAAGAAGAAAAGGTCGTCGTTCGCCATTCTGATCCCAATGAGCCGTTTTCCGCTTTGGCATTCAAGATTATGAATGATCCGTTTGTGGGCTCCCTGACCTTTATTCGTGTTTACTCCGGTAAAGTTGCCAGTGGCGCTTTTGTTCTGAACACGGTCAAGGGTAAAAAAGAACGTATTGGGCGTATGTTGCTGATGCATTCTAATAACCGTGAAGAAATTAAAGAATGCACGGCTGGCGACATTGTAGCTTTGGTCGGAATGAAGGACACCACAACGGGTGATACGCTGAGTGACACAATGGACCCGGTTATTCTAGAGCGTATGGAATTTCCTGAGCCGGTTATCGAAGTCGCTGTAGAACCAAAAACAAAATCTGATGTTGAGAAGATGGGTATGGCTTTGGCGCGTTTGGCTGCTGAAGATCCGTCTTTCCGAGTTTCGTCGGATGAAGAAAGTGGTCAGACCATCATTAAAGGTATGGGCGAACTTCATCTTGAGATCTTGGTTGATCGTATGCGTCGTGAGTTTAAGGTTGAGGCCAACGTTGGTGCCCCTCAAGTGGCCTATCGTGAGAGCATCTCTAAGGAATTCGATTGCGACTACACGCATAAGAAGCAGTCTGGTGGTAGTGGTCAGTTTGCCCGCGTAAAAATCAAGTTTGAACCACTTGAGCCTGGCTCACCGAACACGTTCGCTAACACTGTTACAGGTGGTAATGTGCCCAAAGAGTATATCCCTGGCGTTGAGAAAGGGATTATGGCGCAGTTGGAAAGCGGTGTTATTGCTGGCTTCCCAATGACGGCGGTTAAGGCCACTCTCTATGATGGCGGTTATCACGATGTTGACTCGTCCGTTATGGCGTTTGAGATCGCTGGTCGTGCGGCCGTTCGTGAAGGATTGCCGCAAGCGGGTCCGAAGCTGCTTGAGCCTGTGATGAAGGTCGAAGTTGTTACACCAGAAGACTATATG
This Rhodospirillaceae bacterium DNA region includes the following protein-coding sequences:
- the fusA gene encoding elongation factor G, coding for MSSTDTPLDRYRNIGIMAHIDAGKTTTTERVLYYTGRSHKIGEVHDGNATMDWMEQEQERGITITSAATTCFWHDHRINIIDTPGHVDFTIEVERSLRVLDGAVCVFDSVAGVEPQSETVWRQADKYKVPRICFVNKMDRMGADFDRCVRMMVDRLAAKPLILNFPIGSEAEFEGVVDLIRMKAIVWKGEDLGAEYDYIDIPAELQDRANELREILLETAVESDDAAMEAYLEGNEPDEATLKACIRKGAIARVFVPVLCGSAFKNKGVQPLLDAVVDYLPSPLDLPPIDGLLPDSEEEKVVVRHSDPNEPFSALAFKIMNDPFVGSLTFIRVYSGKVASGAFVLNTVKGKKERIGRMLLMHSNNREEIKECTAGDIVALVGMKDTTTGDTLSDTMDPVILERMEFPEPVIEVAVEPKTKSDVEKMGMALARLAAEDPSFRVSSDEESGQTIIKGMGELHLEILVDRMRREFKVEANVGAPQVAYRESISKEFDCDYTHKKQSGGSGQFARVKIKFEPLEPGSPNTFANTVTGGNVPKEYIPGVEKGIMAQLESGVIAGFPMTAVKATLYDGGYHDVDSSVMAFEIAGRAAVREGLPQAGPKLLEPVMKVEVVTPEDYMGDIIGDLNSRRGNVGGMDQRGNARVIDAMVPLANMFGYVNTLRSMSQGRAQFSMVFDHYEQVPNNVSDEIKAKMAG